A single window of Periplaneta americana isolate PAMFEO1 chromosome 14, P.americana_PAMFEO1_priV1, whole genome shotgun sequence DNA harbors:
- the Aptx gene encoding aprataxin — MGTKRQHEEDTRNAKKSSGHWSMGLLSAMKDPECVVKEDEKVVAIKDKYPKAQYHFLVLPKENISSLAKITKDHLELLKHMDKIGQDLSKDHPASNFQLGYHAEASMSRLHLHVISDDFNSPCLKTKKHWNTFTTDFFIPSSKIITEVENKGKVLSTPRDKVKEFMDSPLKCHKCSYLAKNMPALKTHILVHLKKVL, encoded by the exons ATGGGAACGAAAAGACAACATGAAGAAGatacaagaaatgcaaaaaaatcttCTGGTCATTGGTCAATGGGCCTTCTGTCTGCAATGAAAGATCCAGAATGTGTAGTCAAGGAGGATGAAAAAGTAGTagcaataaaagataaatatccgaag GCACAGTATCATTTCTTGGTTCTACCAAAAGAAAACATATCAAGTTTGGCCAAAATCACGAAGGATCATCTAGAGTTGTTAAAGCACATGGACAAAATAGGCCAAGATTTATCAAAAGATCATCCTGCATCAAATTTTCA ATTAGGTTATCATGCTGAGGCAAGTATGAGTCGACTCCATCTGCATGTCATCAGTGATGACTTCAACTCTCCATGTCTGAAAACAAAGAAGCATTGGAATACATTCACTACAGATTTTTTTATACCGTCATCCA AAATCATAACTGAAGTTGAAAACAAGGGAAAAGTATTATCAACGCCTAGAGATAAAGTCAAAGAGTTTATGGATTCGCCTTTAAAATGTCATAAATGTAGTTACCTTGCAAAAAATATGCCAGCATTGAAGACTCATATTTTGGTACATTTGAAAAaagttttgtaa